tggctAAATCTTTAGGggggaaatttttttatttatttgaaaggtagagtgacagagggagggagagagagagagagagagagaggtctttcatctgctggctcactctctaaatggccacaaggctgcagctgagccaggctgaagccaaatgACAGGAACGccaacagggtctcccacatgggtgcaggggcccaagcacctgggccatcttccgctgctttcccaggtgcattagcagagagctggatcagaggtggagcagccgggactcccatatggatgctgctgTCCCAAGAGGCGACTTCACCTGTTGCACCACGGCGCTGACCCCTGACCTCTGGGTTCTGCCCCCAGCATTGCCCAGGACTCACGATGGGAACTGGGCTTCCCCGCTCTGGGCCTCAGCCCCGTCACCTGCTTCTGCGGCCAGTTGTAACAAGCACTGGCTTGAAGACAGGCTGGATCTCAATCCCATCTCCACTCCTCCCTTGCTGTGTGACCTCCCTCCTCTGAGCCTCCATCTCCACCCGTTAGGGTTGTGGGGCTCgagcaggccagcactgtgacgctgCCAGCACGATGCTGGGAGACACAAGGTGTCCACCGCGACCACAGGGACGGATTTCCCCTCGCTGGGAAGAGCCTAGGTGAGGGGTCCCTTTAGTCTCCTAGGGCGTGGAGGAAAGGGGGTAGGCAGGGGGTGTGCACGTTCACACTGGGGCCTGCATCTTGGCACAGGGGACAGGCCGCAGCTTGCACGCCACATCAACCGCccacactggagtcctggctgctctgctggcctctgacccagctccctgcttgtgtgcctgggaaggcagtggcagtggaggacggcccaagtgctcaggcccctgcacccctgtgggagacccggatggagctcctggcacctggcttcagcatggcccagccctggctgtttcaggcatctggaaaatgaagcagcagatggatgcttgctcgctctctcgcttctgctctctctctctctcttgctctctctgcctttcaagtaagtgaaaataaataacaaatacatttttaatctgGGGAGGGCAATACTTAGCCCAAAGGCCGAAGCACTGGTGGAGGCACTTTAAGTACCTTGATGTGAGCATCAGGAAAGGCCCTGAGCGCTCCCAGCACCACCTGGGGCTTGCTCCCTGGCCACCTGCCATGGCCGCCTGTCTGTCTGGCCTCTGTCCCGGTGCTCTGCGTGGGCAGGAAGGGAAGGATCTTCACAGGCACTGACCCTGCGCTCCCCAGGGAAGGGCCCTCACTCTTCTGCGGAAAgcacaggagggcagcagagtgaCGTCGGCTGCACCAGATACAGCCGGCTCTTTCCCCACAAGCCCCAGAGCAGGGCTCCCGACCGGTCACCCCCAGCGGagggctgcccccagggtctgccccAGGAACCCGGCAGCGTGGGGCCAAGACTCTGCATCTCGGTGCCACTTTTCATCCCGGATGGCACTGGAGAAGCACTCGTCTGGGTCAAGAAAAGTTCGGTGGGGAGGCGGCAGGTCCTGGGGTCTTGGGACCGCACTGCTCTGCATGGGAGTGCCTGcttccggtcctggctgctctgtgtcccacccagctccttgctaacgtgcctggggaggcagcggaggatggcccaagtgcctgacctgcatggagttcctggttcctggctttggcctggctcagccctgtccagCAGTGGttattggggagagaaccagcagatgagactcTGCGCTCAGCACCCTCATTTGTGACTGTGTACCAAGCACTGGCTCGCTCTCATTAAATGCTCACACGTTACTATTCCCAttccacagatgaggaaactgaggcccagagagctggactcccTCCATGGGAGCCAAGCAGCCGCACTCTGCCCTCCGTCCTACACTCCTTGGGGAGTTCTGCAGCCAGGGGCTGTGTCGCCACTCACCGTAGACTCGCTGCCACCAAATCAGCAGGGCCGTGAATccgaagaagaagaagacagagcCCATCACGGTCTTCCACTCGTTGGAGCGCCTGTTCATCTCGGCGAAGCTCTCCCGGTACTGCAGCCGGTacactgggggcggggcaggcggggcggggcctcaggcggggccccgccccggcccggcctgCGGATGCTCTCCCTTCAGCAGATTCGGACTGAGCAGGTAAGGTCGGGAAACGCTGACCGCAGCCAGGGCCGAGCAGAAATTCCTGACCCGGtggagttgtttgtttgtttgtttgtttttgtttttaattaattgatttaaaagggaaagagagagaccttccatctgctggccataacaactggggctgggaaaggctgaagccaggagccagacactccccctgggtctcccacatgcaccgcaggggctcaagtatttgaggcgacctctgctgcttcccaggcgcattagaggcgggctgggtgggaagcggagcagccgggacttgaaccggcgctcctataggggatgagggcatccaaggcagcggcttagcccgctgcagcacagcacccacccctcttGCAGAGCTGAGAGGAGGGGACTGACTGGCCAATGCCTCACACCAGCTGTGGGCAGGGCTACTTCAGTTAGTGTGGCCAGAGGAGCTGACGGAACTGAGGCTTGGAAAGTCAAAGGGAGAAAGTCGGGTGAAACTGGAaggcagtgcaaaggccctggggcaggaagtgTGGTGGGGTGACAGGAAGACCAGGGTGGCAGGAGTGGAATGATCAAAACAGAGAGAGTGTAGCCAAGGGGGAGTCAGCAGGAGCCTGATCCACAGGCTGCCCCTGCCTCGGGGGGAGCACTGGGTTTCCTTCTAACTGAATTGCGGAGGCTGGATTTTAGGCCAGGAAGCAATAGGACTGTGCTTTTCTTTCCTTCGAAATTTCATCAGTTTCCTGCCTGATCTCTGCTTCCCTCACACTAAGTAGatatttttattcatctatttctaaaaaatattaattttttatccttgcaaagcagagtgacagagggagacagagagaaattgtccatccactggttcactccctacttgcctgcagcagccagggctgggccaggctgaagccaggagccccatcccgGTCgcccagggaggtggcagggacccgagcacttgggccatcctccactgccgccCAGGGTGCGCTGGCggggtcagaggcagaggagctgagacccCAGCAGGTCCTCATGCAGAATGTGGGCGTCGCAAGCCGTGCAGGGGAACCCCCACCGAGCCACCAGGCCTGTCCCCTTTCAGCTGGTCTATACACGGACTGCTTGTCTTTCTTACTCCAGGCAtcgaagccaggcactctgacagggtcgtgagcatcttaactgctaggctcagTGCTCGCCCGCGTGGTTTGAAACACGTTacctggagcaggtgtttggcccatggttaagatgcccgtgtcccgCACCccgctcctgaccccagcttcctgctaacgcacaccctggggtTCAGGTCatcagctccctgccacccacgtgggagacctgggttgagctcctggctcctggctccagcccagcccagccctggcctctgtgggcatctcaggagtgaagcagcagatgggagtcgtctctgcctctcaaacaagagCTTCATAGtggagggcctgggctgcagctctggctcctggctccagcttcctgccgacacagaccctgggaggcggcagagagACTCAAACGACCGGGCTCCCGCCACTCACGGGGAAGAGCAGGGCGgcactcccagccctgggtgtggagggcatctggggagcgaaccagcatcTGGGAGGACCCCCTCATGTTTAAGTAAATACCTCAGTGGTGAGGGATCCCCCCCACACTCGCTCACAGTCCTCCCCACTCTGCTCCCAGGACCTGGGTGCGTCCTCTATGCCAGCTGGAAGGTGCCCTCCTCTGGGAGGCCCACCAGGATTCCACCTTCCCTTTGGGCCCTCATAGTCCCTTGAGCACAGCTCACCCTAGCCACATGGGCTGCATCACAGTTTCTGCTGGGGTCTGTGTGCATTTCCCCTGCTGGACTGGGAGCACACCAAGGGCAAGCACCCTCCGGGGGGTCCCCTTGGTGTCCCTGGGCAGCGCGTAGCATCAGGCTGTGCACATTGGGTTGGGTgggtgaaagaatgaatgaacaagGAAAGACcgctccccaccccaccgccaGGGGCACGTTCGGATGTCTGGGGGCTGCTGGCGCTCTCGGGGCCTCCCTTGCCAGGTCCCCCGGGCCACGCCCCCCAGCAGCCCCGCCCCAGACCTACAGGCCACCTTCTCGGCGGGGCTCAGCTGGGTCCAGctgcccttctccttctccttcaggGCCCGCTGCTCGGCGGTGAGCTCCGTGCAGAACGGCTCGTCCGGCATGGGGTAGGAGCGCTGGGCATAGCAGTTGGTGTACGGCGGCATCCTGCCCTCGCTGCGGGCTGCGGGCACAAGGCGGGGAGCTGGACCACGCTGCCTGCGGGGGTCCTGCGTCTACCATAGGTCAGTAAGAGCGCTGCCTCTGTGGAGTGCCGGCTGTGTaccaggggccaggctgaagcctgaagctcAGGCGGCTCCGTGGCTCAGAGCCCGGGGATGCTGCTACCTCTGTGGTACAGGCAAAGACCGGCGGCGGCTCTGCGATTTGCTGAAGTCATGGAGCAGGAGGGACCTGGGCTACCCTTCAGCCCCACGTTCCCTGGGAAGGTCTGAGGTCAGCAGTTCGGCAGGCAGACAGCTGCTGGGCAAAGGGGCAGCCACCAAGAGGCCAGATGTGAAACGGCCCGAGAGCTGCCATGCCCTCTGCGCGTGTCCttgccagggctccagggcccGGCTCTGCAGTCGGTGGGGCCTGAACTCCGTTCTACCCCACTCACTTCCAACAAGCCCCTTTACCTTGCTGTGCCTCAGCGTTCCCATCTGGAAAGTGGGCGTAACCAGAGCACCCACCTCGTACGCTAGTGGGGAGCTTGGCACGGACGTCTGGCACGGAGGGTTCCCGGTGTGTGTCCAGGGGGCTGAGAATCAAGCTGGGCACCAAGGAGGGTCTCATCAAAGCTCCCCCATTCGGACACCAGAGTAGCCAATTAAGAGGGCTCCCTACCACCTCTCGAAGACAGTGCTGCAACTGCCTTGGCCAAAGAGCCCCGCCTCTTCTGATAGCTAGACCCCTCCCCCGGGCCTCAGTTTGCCCACCTGAGAAGTGGAGCTAACACAGCAGCCACTTCACATGGTCATTGTGAAGTCTAAATGTGTTAATGTAGGCGAAACGTTTATCACCGCGTGTGGGACACAGGAAATAGAATGTGTTCTCCTGGGGGCCAGGGAGGCCCTTCTGCTGTTTGGCTGAAGTCTCTCCTGCTTTTAGGCCTCTTCCTTCTGACTGCCAGTGATAGCAGATGCAAAAGGAAACGGCAGGGTCCAGGTCTGCAGCCGTCTCCACCCCAGGACACAAAGGTCTTAGGGGCCTGAGGTTTGGAGGCTGGGGACGGCTCGCCCCGTGGGCTCAGTTTAGAGAGACTTGGCTCAAGACCGAGGAATGGGATCACGagaggcccagggcagcctgggagggccAGCTCCGAGCTCGGCTGGGAAGGGAGGGCTCAGGTCTCACCTGCGTCTCCTGGGCTGTGTGCGCCTCGGGCTCCGAGCCCCCCTGTTCGCAGCACGAAGCTCCAGGCAGCTCTGGAGAGCATCTGGGGTGGAggcggggagtggggaggggtcaGTCTGCCGGCTCAGGCAGCTGGGGGCTGAGAAGCCCTCTTTTGCTGGAGCGATGGCCGGGgatcgggggtggggggtcccagGGCTCCAACTCACTCtcctgccccggcccctcccactcAGTCTGACATCCCCAAGGGGGCACAGGGAGGCCCTAGACATTTGGAGCTCCCTCCTGGGACCTGAGTCATCCAAGAAGTGGGAGGAGGCCCAACTCTTGGGTCAGGGTTGGAGCAGTTTGGGGCTGGGGCCTTGGCTCTGGGCTCgccctggttcagcctggccaggaGACTGGGTGGAGGGAGCAGGTCTGAGGCCGCCTTCCCCACAGGGCCATCTGTGCAGATGGTGgcctcccaccccttccccccTAATTGGCTGCCTACGTGCAGGCAGAGCAGTTCTGTTTTCCTAGGGAGGGAGgcgagctgggcccagcccccagccccttggGGGAGACTCAGGACCCCCATCCCATGCTGGGAGAGAATGGCTTTAGAAGATCAGGACCAAACTGGGTAACCAggacagggtggggggtgggggtggggggacagcacatctggggagagagagaccctcccacTGAGGGActgcagaggaggagggggcacCCCATCTGTGACAAGTGGGAGGGACACCCCCACATGTGGGAAGGAGAGGGTCCCCGTCCCTGCTGAGGATGGGAGAATCCCAcaagtggggagagggaggagaggtgatGGCGATTTGGGGGAAAGAGACGCCACCCCCAAAGCAGACACAGGACTACTGCCAAGAAGCGCTCAGCTCCCATCtctcagcacccccacccctcctccttggTGAGGGCCAGGGCGGAGGTCCAAGCCGCCCGACAGACACCTACTCACCTCGGTGGCTGGCGGCAGCAGGAGCGCGACCCGGCTCTGCCCAGCAAGGATTGCTGAGAAGCGCCCAGAGCGCGGGCGCCCGCCCCcaggcccgcccccagccctccccaaggCCAAGGCCGCGTGGGAACGTCCTGCTCAGCCCAGCGTGGGAGCGCGCGTCCCTTGTCCCTGGGGGACTCCCTGGCGCGTCCGCCTCCATCTGCCCACCACCGGGCCCCTGTCCTTAGAGCTTGCTCGCCCTTGATGCGGGGAGTCCTGAACGAGAGTTCTCCAGGCTCTGCACCTGTGCTCAGTGCGGTCCGCATGCCTGGAATGCGCACGGGGCCTTTGCAGATAGAAGCCTCCTCCTCCCGGAAGCCTTCAGCGGCTGGCACCTAGGAGCTGGCCTGTGCAGGACCCCTTGTCCACAGCACTGCACCCAGGGGAGGTGGTGACAAAGCGGCCTctgggtttgcgtcctggctgtgtgactttcAACAAATGCTCTGCCCTCTCTGAGCTCCTGCTCCCTGTGAAACTGGGCTGGTGGTAGGTCCTACCTCCCgcaatgaaaacagaaaagccTCAGGCAAATGGATTCAGGGATTATTTACTAAGGGGCGGGTGCGGGGTGCACAGGCATCCCCCGTGAGCAcagattggagtcctggctgctcggcttcccacccagctcccgctaatgtgcctgcgaaggcagcggaggatggcccaagtgcttgccccactgctgcccacacgggaggcctggagggagttcctggttctgggtttcagcctggcccagcactggctgtttcggccatttggggagtgacccagcaaatggaagctccctctctctctgtctctctctccttctcaagtaaataaaaataaatctttaaaacaaaaagaatgacttAAGATCTCTTCCCACTGGCATTACTGTGTGTCGTGTTTACCAGATTCAGTGCCGGAGGACGTGCGGCCAAACATGCCCAGATAGTGCCCCTGCTCTGGCAGGGGGCCGAGTCCAGCTTCCGGCAGAGGGGAAGGCCCGTGCAAAGGCCCCGAGGTAGGGAAACCCAGGCTGAGGTCGAAGAACAGAAGGCAGACCATCTTGGCCAGAGCAGTGGACAAGAGGGGGCCAAATGAGGGAGGAGTAGGCTGGAGCCCCACGCAGGGCCTCACAAGCCCTGGCAAGGGTCTTGGATTTATTCCAAACATGGGAGGCCACCAGGGTGAGAAGGGGGCAGCATGGTGACCCGGAGCAGAGCACGAGCCCAGAAAACGCGGCCCGGGATTGCTCAGGTACTACTGATGGTGAGGACTGGGGCTGCTCTGTGGCCTGGCAACCACGGCTTTCCG
The window above is part of the Oryctolagus cuniculus chromosome 11, mOryCun1.1, whole genome shotgun sequence genome. Proteins encoded here:
- the COX4I2 gene encoding cytochrome c oxidase subunit 4 isoform 2, mitochondrial; protein product: MLSRAAWSFVLRTGGLGARGAHSPGDAARSEGRMPPYTNCYAQRSYPMPDEPFCTELTAEQRALKEKEKGSWTQLSPAEKVALYRLQYRESFAEMNRRSNEWKTVMGSVFFFFGFTALLIWWQRVYVFPEKPITLTDEWKARQLQRVLDMKGNPVQGLAARWDYEKKQWKK